The genomic region CAGCTTCCTCCCAtccggagagacagagaaactcaAATGGCTCCTGCTCTTTGGATGAGGTATCATCACTGATATCCAAAAGGGCATCAACATGGCCCCTGTTGGGTAGTTGGCAACTCTGGTCCCATCCTGTGTACTCAACTGCCACACTTCTGTCTTCAGCCACTTCTACAGGCGCCTGATCCCATTCCTTGAATTTGTCCATTCTAAGATGAGCCTTTCAGGGTGAAatctgttgagagtgaaaaaacATCTCTAATTAGGCACTCATCTTGTAGGCTCTTTGGTAAGATTGGAGATAAATGTACAAAAACAGCAAACAACCTATAAGCAAAACTATTTGTAAGATATCTGAAGACATTTAGCCTTTAACGTCAACTTTATGACATGTTAACTCAGTGTTAACGTGTTGACCCTGTTTACAAAACCTGTCCATTAAATGGATTCATAAACATTCTAGCTAGCCAGCAAGAGAACCTTACATTTCTGCCTAGCTACTAACGTTAACGTTAGGTAAACTAACGTTAGCAACTGAAGTTGGAAGCTTGTTCTGTTACCTGAAGCCACAAACAAGACTGTAAAAGAGATAACTTACCATTAAAGGGGGTCGAGTTCGACATTTTCCTCAGCAATACCATACAAGCATTTGCTCCTTGAGGTTTTTACATTGAACTTAATAGGCAGTAACATATTCATCAAATATTTATTACAGTTTTTCAGCAATCAGGAGGCGACCTCAAACAAAGTCAAAGATGTGCTAGGCCCACGAAGTGTTTGGAGCAGATCAAACGCCGTTGCCATGACAACTCCGCTACAACAGGGCGCTCAGAAGTGACGTGTGAAAAAGAGGAGGGAAAATGGGAGGGGGCGTGAGAAAACAAGTTGCAGTTGACACGTTATTGCTAATTTCCATGTTATATAAGAAAATGTAACAATTTCTAGACCTGGATTTGCTGCTTGTTACAATTCGTTATTTACAGCATGGTGTACACTATGTTGCTGACTATTTCATTCAATATCTATAATTAAGACTAACCCTAACATTTATGTAATCTATAGTAAGCTGTCCTATACAATATGATCCAAAATATCCCATTATACcagtattataatatatattgtaTAACGTAAGGCTATAAAATATTGGGCATGGGCCTAAGTGAATTTGATTCAGATCAGTGCTTGACTTTGATTGAAATAGGTTCCGGTATTCATTTTAGGTGgcagtactgtttatatttaggtgcaggaactcCACAACACTTTTGAGCTAACATTCTATAAGatgaacaggagctcaagcagtagaacatttgaggtgctggTACTGAGCTCCGGTGAGCTCCtacccaagtcaagcactgattcAGATTGGCCAATGCTTCATAGTATGGCTACAGTAGctgtagcacatggggatgtgtgaaactcCTCAACCTGAACTGTCCCCACTTGCGCCAGCGAATAGTTAGCTTTTCGCGTGGCACCGACTGTTGACCCTTCTTGGCGGCCGTGGTACTCGCAAGCAGTGTGACGTCCTTTACATAGGTCTACTCATTTACATTATGTAAATTATTTACAGGTATCTAGAATATACTCTCAGAGCTAGAGTCCTTGATTGAAACAATAACATAGTGGCCATCCACCTCtgtttctgtatttttttaaaaCAGGGAAAAAAACTGAGAAAGGAAGTTGTGCGTTTAGCTGCCCATCCACATCGCTCCAGCCAAACGCCACGCCCACTAACGTTTCTTCTCCATGAAGCAATCGATATAGCAGCGGTATTAAATTCAGGATGAGTCGTCAGGCAAGAAATGGGACGTGCTATTCGGAACATCGTGGTCCAGCCAGGCTCAAACCTTATGACTGTAATGTCATGTCTCTCACTGGGTCCCCTAGTTTTATGTGCACTGTAAGCTCAgccacacacacattgactgggGTATGCTGCTGGAAATGTCCACAGTGATACGGGAATCCCATATTTCATATTATTTCATAATGAACGAATTTGTATGCCTGTGAATGAAATCTAAAGTGACGTTAGGGAGGCATGTCTGGTATTTGTGGTGCGTTGTTCTAGCTGCACTTGTAGAAGCTTGGTTTATTGGTTCAGAAATGCGCAGTGTCACAGTCTGACGTGATACTACGGCGCCTATCCGTGTGCTTATCTCTGACACCTAACGGCTTGTTCCTTTCTCAGTGCCTCTGATCACGACCACTTCGACCAAAGACAAGCGACTCTCCCGCTTTATGGAAACCGAGGCTGTGCGTTCTGTTGTGGTCATGCTGCCTCCCAAGAACTGCCTCCCGAGGAACTACAGCTGCATAGCTGGGTTGTTCGGGAGCTTGGCAGCAGACCCGAGACTAGAAGACGAAGAGGGGATGGAGCTGAACGGAACAAGCGAGCCCATCGAGATGCACCATGTGGTGGATGAGAGACCAAGAGGCCGGGAATCCTTCCTCAAACCGCCGCAGAGTCCGAACCTGCGCCGGAGGTGCAAGTCTCTGCCGACCCCCATAGAGAGAGCGAAGCTTGAGATCTCCCGCAGCCGGAGTCCCTGCAGCAAGAAAAAGGTCCGTTTCGCCGACTCTCTGGGTCTGGAGCTCACCTCTGTGAAGCACTTCAATGACACAGACATGCCCGATGTGCCGGAGCGCATAATGGCCAGATTCGACAGGGGTCCCCTCCATCTGAACCCCTTTGACAAGTTCCCCAGGGCACCGACCACCCAGTCAAGTTTTATGGAGTTGCAATTCAAGAACCCCGGGACCCTGCCAGGCTTTACTGAGAAAGTGAaagaagtgaaagtgttgttgGAGTGTGCTGAAGCCGACGAGTTCAGTCTGTCGGGCGTCGTGCGGGTTTTGAACATGGCTTTCGAGAAAAGTGTCTATTTGAGGTTCTCAATCAACAACTGGATAACCTTCATGGACAGTCTGGCATCATATATCCCAGAATCAAGCGACGGCGTGACAGACAAATTCTCCTTTAAGATAATCACCCCAACAACGTTTCTGGAGAGCGGAGGCACATTCCAGTTTGCCATTAGATACTGTGTTGGTGGAGATGAGTATTGGGACAATAATAACGGGGTCAACTACAAAGTGCGACGCCACAGGTTTAAGATTTCTCCACCCCGTGAGTGGGAGGATGGCTGGATTCACTTCATCTAACCTGCATGCGTCCTTGGCGTTTTCACCCGCGCACTGTGTGTGTAAAGCAAGCAATCTCTCCACGGGCACCGCTTTACCATAATGAAGAATAGGGCTACCATAGGCTATAGCCTCTACACATTGTGTTAATAATCCAACCGCCGTGTAAAGCTGTACACTCAgtcattttttacattgtttgggTTGGTTTTTTTCACCACCGTCACAATGGGTTTGTTTCATGTCATTATGTTTGACAGATTTGACAGGATTGAAAGACGAGCCCTTCATTATGTGTCAGGCGCGGGAGGTAAATCTGCTGTATGATAATTAGCCTTGGTGTTGGGAGCTATGTAGTCCTGTGCCCTTTGGTGTGGCACAACTATACTCTTATGTAATGACACGTGCCATTGAAAACGTGCCAGGAATATACCCCATTTAAGAATCACTATCCCTCTAAAACGCAGCGGTAATCGATTCAATCCCCACCTTTGACTATTTTATTAAACATCTTGTGCGATGTCTTAACTGTCAACGACTGCTTATACAAAAATGGAGGAAAATGGTTATGAAAAATACTAAGACAGCTTCCCGCCCGTCTTCTCTTTGTTTATTTCCGATAGCATGGGACAGCTCACGTGCATCCCCCTGTGTACCTGTTATGCCGGATTTCAATCCGATTCTCTCTCATCTGAAAACTCAAGCGGATGGGGCAGGCCGAAGCTCAGTCACAACAATATTCGCACTGGACCAACAAAGGAAATATCAAATTGTAATTTATCTTACCAATTCCTCATCTTTTCATCTTCTTGGATATGCCTTATAATACCCCTTATAACTAACGGGGAACGCTGCTTTGCTTTTATCCTGATCAATATTGGTATATTGGTATCAATATTGGGTGTATTCAGTTTTATAACTATTTGAACATGAATATTTCAATGTTGGGGAAATGATTAAACCCTCTCTATAGCACTGCTCAACGAGATGATGTTAGAAAAAGGAAATCATCTCACGAGCCTTGTTCGCTGGTTATAAATGCACCAGAATGTTTTCTCCAGAGGATGGTAACCAATAGCAGGAGAGTAGACTGGGTCAGAGTGGAGCAGTAGGCTAGCCTATTAGGATGCTCTGGTATGACCCCAAACATGTTACATAATAATATGTGGATCTTTACCACTCTCAAATGCCATATACATTATTTTAAACTAGAGGACATGTATATTTGACAAAAAAACTATTGTACAGAACATTTTGTTCAGGATCTTATACTAGATTGTTCTCTGCAGTGCAGTCTGCATATGTCTAATTGATTTCCAGCACCACTAATCACAGATCTGCCTAAACTTAATGGCATTACAGGTGATATTATACAACATTGCTGTTGTGACACTCTTGATCTCAACCAGTCACAATATTTCACCAGGTGTCTTGTTGTAAACAATAGTTGAGGATAGCTCTAACCCTAAGGTCCACTGCAGAGTCAGTCACCACTGCCTCACCcatacagtatctctaccttcttCAAGGTTGAGCTTTAAGGACAAAATCCACATGGATATTACTCCATTTTATAACTGTTATTACACAATGATAACTTACAGAGACAGATACTGTTGGACTTTTGTTTCTGTTCCTTGTTGTGCTTG from Salvelinus fontinalis isolate EN_2023a chromosome 35, ASM2944872v1, whole genome shotgun sequence harbors:
- the LOC129834724 gene encoding protein phosphatase 1 regulatory subunit 3E translates to METEAVRSVVVMLPPKNCLPRNYSCIAGLFGSLAADPRLEDEEGMELNGTSEPIEMHHVVDERPRGRESFLKPPQSPNLRRRCKSLPTPIERAKLEISRSRSPCSKKKVRFADSLGLELTSVKHFNDTDMPDVPERIMARFDRGPLHLNPFDKFPRAPTTQSSFMELQFKNPGTLPGFTEKVKEVKVLLECAEADEFSLSGVVRVLNMAFEKSVYLRFSINNWITFMDSLASYIPESSDGVTDKFSFKIITPTTFLESGGTFQFAIRYCVGGDEYWDNNNGVNYKVRRHRFKISPPREWEDGWIHFI